In Sphingobacteriaceae bacterium, a single genomic region encodes these proteins:
- the mutS gene encoding DNA mismatch repair protein MutS: MAKSADKETPLMKQYNSIKAKYPDAILLFRVGDFYETFGEDAIKTSKIVGIVLTRRANGAASHIELAGFPHHSLDSYLPKLVRAGYRVAICDQLEDPKMVKGIVKRGITEMVTPGISFNDKILDHAQNNFLASLYLDGQMAGLSLCDVSTGEFLVAEGNISYIEKLIQNFKPGEILFEKNKKVLLNDLLGEKFYLFGLEDWAFTFDFGKEKLLNQFETLSLKGFGIEEKTLAITSCGALLHYLGETKHDKLKHINKVSRVEEDDYVWLDKFTIRNLELYGANHENGNNLVNVIDKTNSPMGSRLLKRWIALPLKNIEKINERLEVVEYFKNNEEERQKLVDLLKEVGDLERLISKTAALRVNPRELAHLKRALEIIAELKAIASTSNNLQVQKIGNQLELCAEAKIKLENELHPEAPNNPLKGNVINKGVHPELDELRNISFSGKDYLLQIQKREIENTGISSLKIAYNNVYGYYLEVTHAHKDKVPADWMRKQTLTTAERYITPELKTYEEKILGAEEKILKLEQDLYLQLLESLTPYIVSIQKNAALIAKLDVLSGFAQLANENNYSKPEFNEGFAIDIIEGRHPVIEKQLPAGTEYVSNSVYLDNDSCQIMMITGPNMSGKSALLRQTALIVLLAQIGCYVPAEKAAMGITDKIFTRVGATDNISSGESTFMVEMNETASILNNLSKRSLILLDEIGRGTSTYDGISIAWSIAEYIHNQPEKRARTLFATHYHELNEMQTYFPRIKNYNVSVKESNHKIIFLRKLMEGGSEHSFGIHVAKLAGMPNVVVARAGEILKKLEKEHELEPAGEHEMHLSKNSKTNSELENIQMSLYQLNDPVLEQIKADILKTDINTLTPVEALFKLNEIKKLVGG, encoded by the coding sequence ATGGCGAAAAGTGCAGATAAGGAAACCCCCCTCATGAAACAATACAATAGCATTAAGGCGAAGTATCCCGATGCTATTTTACTCTTCAGGGTTGGTGATTTTTATGAGACTTTTGGGGAAGATGCAATCAAAACCTCAAAAATTGTAGGTATTGTTTTAACCCGAAGAGCAAATGGTGCCGCTTCACATATCGAATTGGCCGGTTTCCCACATCACTCACTCGATTCTTATTTACCTAAATTAGTACGTGCCGGATACCGCGTTGCCATTTGCGATCAGTTGGAAGATCCCAAAATGGTGAAGGGAATTGTGAAAAGAGGAATCACCGAAATGGTAACTCCCGGCATCAGTTTCAATGATAAAATTTTGGATCATGCTCAAAATAATTTTTTGGCCTCCCTTTATTTAGACGGACAGATGGCCGGATTATCGCTTTGCGATGTTTCAACCGGAGAATTTTTAGTAGCCGAAGGAAATATATCCTATATCGAAAAATTAATTCAGAATTTTAAACCCGGGGAAATTCTTTTTGAAAAAAATAAAAAAGTTTTATTAAATGATTTGTTGGGTGAGAAGTTTTATTTATTCGGTTTAGAAGATTGGGCCTTTACTTTCGATTTCGGAAAGGAAAAATTATTAAATCAGTTTGAAACACTTTCCTTAAAAGGATTTGGTATTGAAGAAAAAACATTAGCCATTACTTCCTGCGGAGCTTTATTGCATTATCTTGGAGAAACCAAACACGATAAATTAAAACATATTAATAAAGTAAGTCGTGTTGAAGAAGATGATTATGTTTGGCTGGATAAATTCACCATTCGGAATTTAGAATTGTACGGTGCAAATCACGAAAACGGAAACAATTTGGTAAATGTAATCGACAAAACAAATAGTCCGATGGGATCACGTCTTTTAAAAAGATGGATTGCCCTACCCCTAAAAAATATAGAAAAGATTAATGAAAGATTAGAAGTAGTTGAATATTTTAAAAATAATGAAGAAGAACGCCAAAAATTAGTTGATTTGTTAAAAGAAGTGGGTGATTTAGAAAGATTGATTTCTAAAACCGCTGCTTTGCGCGTTAATCCCCGGGAATTAGCACACTTGAAAAGAGCATTGGAAATTATTGCAGAATTGAAAGCCATTGCGAGTACATCCAATAATTTACAGGTTCAAAAAATCGGAAATCAATTAGAACTTTGTGCTGAAGCCAAAATTAAATTGGAAAATGAATTACATCCGGAAGCACCAAACAATCCCTTAAAAGGGAATGTAATTAATAAAGGAGTTCATCCCGAATTGGATGAATTAAGAAACATTTCTTTCAGCGGAAAAGATTATTTATTACAGATTCAGAAAAGAGAAATTGAAAATACAGGAATCTCTTCTCTTAAGATTGCATACAACAACGTGTATGGGTATTATTTAGAAGTAACTCATGCGCACAAAGACAAAGTGCCGGCAGATTGGATGCGGAAGCAAACACTAACCACTGCCGAACGTTATATTACACCTGAATTAAAAACCTACGAAGAAAAAATATTAGGCGCAGAAGAGAAGATTTTAAAATTGGAGCAAGATTTATATTTGCAGCTACTGGAGTCGCTTACACCTTATATTGTTTCCATTCAAAAAAATGCTGCACTTATTGCAAAGCTCGATGTATTGAGCGGTTTTGCGCAATTAGCCAATGAAAATAATTACAGCAAACCAGAGTTCAATGAAGGATTCGCTATTGATATTATCGAAGGTAGACATCCGGTTATAGAAAAACAATTACCGGCGGGAACTGAATATGTAAGTAATTCCGTTTATCTGGACAATGATTCCTGCCAAATCATGATGATTACCGGTCCGAATATGAGTGGAAAATCAGCGCTCCTACGTCAAACTGCACTCATTGTTTTACTCGCGCAAATCGGTTGTTATGTGCCGGCTGAAAAAGCGGCTATGGGAATTACCGATAAAATATTCACTCGTGTAGGTGCAACCGATAATATCAGTTCCGGTGAATCTACTTTTATGGTAGAAATGAATGAAACGGCCAGTATTTTAAACAACCTGAGTAAACGCAGTTTGATTTTACTAGATGAAATTGGAAGGGGAACTTCTACTTACGATGGCATTTCCATTGCCTGGAGTATTGCCGAATATATTCACAATCAACCCGAGAAGAGAGCCCGTACTTTGTTTGCCACACATTATCACGAATTAAATGAAATGCAAACTTATTTTCCGAGAATAAAAAACTACAATGTTTCGGTGAAAGAAAGCAATCATAAAATAATTTTTTTACGCAAGCTCATGGAAGGTGGTAGCGAACACAGTTTTGGTATACATGTGGCTAAACTCGCAGGTATGCCTAATGTTGTAGTTGCACGTGCCGGGGAAATTTTGAAAAAATTAGAAAAAGAACATGAATTAGAACCCGCCGGAGAACATGAAATGCACCTGAGTAAAAATTCAAAAACGAATTCTGAGTTGGAAAATATTCAGATGAGTTTATATCAGCTGAATGATCCGGTATTAGAACAAATTAAAGCCGATATTTTAAAAACCGACATCAATACACTCACACCCGTTGAAGCTTTATTTAAACTGAATGAAATAAAAAAATTGGTGGGTGGATAA
- a CDS encoding SulP family inorganic anion transporter, with amino-acid sequence MSKRSTIALFKSIPTNLFAGFVVSLVALPLGLGLAIASGAPPISGVISAIVGGIIVSVLGGGNVTITGPGNGLVVAVLGAITVLGNGNLQEGYLYALAAIIFSGVIITILSFIKIGNIGNFFSAPALQGMLSAIGIIIISKQAHIMLGNLDSHGNTLHLLAKIPESLVRVFTNENLRAPATAGLLSLAIMFFYSTLRNKYFHLVPAPMWIVIISVSFAYYIQSQPNLEHPLEAKYLLNIPNDALSNFPKPNFSKITNYTFILAVLSITLIASIESILSIKAIDKLDPKKRHSSTDKELRALGIATIVSGFLGGLNVVTVIARSSVNVNNGGTNKFANLFHAIFLLLFIFLFQEQLKHIPYPALAAILVATGYKLASPNVFIKMFKIGRPQFIIFLITLVSTLTTNLISGILIGTLATLLIHVILAKSFVLFFRYLFTNNISIHELEGNRILITVKYYCSFLNFFRLKNAIDKIGDSKEIIVDFKQCKFVDHTVLESLNMYEDKFGINDVEFKLIGIESKHTSTSHPFALRRVLQFVPFIDVDARQSKRIKLLEEFTNELHWTFVPEINNDVSFLNHFHYFQRRQASYYFNTLANANSNLMLFDIEYSEGAFIAREDVHSTIVYIKVPLSIPAFTLEKKDLFERLSFLAYSKEIEINAHRDFSSRFVLRGKRRKQLKNLFSEELLLFFECNHPYHIEADGKGGVIVMDREHAATIGEIKTMTDFCIRLQQIINEYHSSDEKEFYNKEN; translated from the coding sequence GTGTCAAAACGTTCAACTATAGCTCTTTTTAAGTCAATTCCTACTAATTTATTTGCAGGCTTTGTAGTTTCATTGGTGGCTTTACCTCTTGGTTTGGGATTAGCAATTGCCTCTGGCGCACCACCTATTTCAGGAGTAATTTCTGCAATAGTTGGCGGAATTATTGTTTCTGTATTAGGTGGAGGAAACGTAACCATCACTGGTCCCGGCAATGGCCTGGTAGTTGCAGTTTTAGGAGCCATAACCGTTTTAGGTAATGGAAATTTACAAGAGGGTTACTTATACGCTTTAGCAGCAATTATTTTTTCTGGTGTGATAATTACTATTTTATCTTTTATTAAAATCGGAAACATTGGCAATTTTTTTTCCGCGCCGGCTTTACAAGGAATGCTTTCTGCCATAGGTATTATTATAATAAGCAAACAAGCCCATATCATGCTGGGCAACTTAGATTCTCATGGAAACACGCTGCATTTACTAGCGAAAATTCCAGAAAGTCTCGTTCGTGTTTTTACAAACGAAAATTTACGAGCTCCAGCAACCGCAGGCCTTTTGAGCTTGGCCATCATGTTTTTTTACTCAACCCTAAGAAATAAATATTTCCATTTAGTACCCGCACCTATGTGGATCGTTATAATTTCTGTTTCTTTTGCTTATTATATTCAAAGTCAACCAAACCTTGAGCATCCGCTTGAAGCTAAATACTTACTCAATATTCCAAATGATGCCCTAAGCAATTTCCCGAAACCTAATTTTTCCAAAATAACTAATTACACATTTATTTTGGCTGTGCTTTCAATTACCTTAATCGCAAGTATCGAATCTATATTAAGCATAAAAGCAATTGATAAACTAGACCCTAAAAAGCGACATTCTAGCACGGATAAAGAATTAAGAGCATTGGGTATTGCAACTATTGTTTCTGGTTTTTTAGGTGGGCTAAATGTTGTTACTGTCATTGCGAGAAGTTCTGTTAACGTGAATAATGGCGGCACTAATAAATTTGCAAATTTATTTCACGCTATTTTTTTATTACTGTTTATTTTTTTATTTCAAGAACAATTAAAACATATTCCGTATCCAGCTTTAGCTGCAATTTTGGTAGCAACAGGTTATAAATTAGCATCGCCTAATGTGTTTATTAAAATGTTTAAAATTGGGAGACCTCAATTTATTATCTTTCTTATAACACTGGTTAGTACACTCACAACGAATTTAATAAGTGGAATATTAATTGGGACTTTGGCTACACTTCTCATCCATGTGATTTTAGCAAAAAGTTTTGTTTTGTTCTTTAGATATTTATTCACGAACAATATTAGTATTCATGAGCTAGAGGGCAATAGAATTTTAATTACTGTGAAATATTATTGCTCGTTTTTAAATTTTTTCCGCTTAAAAAATGCGATTGATAAAATTGGCGACTCTAAAGAAATAATAGTTGATTTTAAACAATGTAAATTTGTGGATCATACGGTGCTTGAAAGTTTAAACATGTATGAAGATAAATTTGGCATAAATGATGTTGAATTTAAATTAATTGGAATTGAATCGAAACACACAAGCACTTCGCATCCGTTTGCTTTAAGAAGGGTGTTACAATTTGTGCCTTTCATTGACGTTGATGCAAGACAAAGTAAGCGTATTAAATTATTAGAAGAATTTACAAATGAATTGCACTGGACATTCGTACCAGAAATTAACAATGACGTTTCTTTTTTAAACCATTTTCATTATTTTCAAAGAAGACAAGCAAGTTATTATTTCAATACTTTAGCCAATGCGAATAGTAATTTGATGTTGTTTGATATTGAATATTCTGAAGGAGCCTTTATTGCACGAGAAGACGTGCACAGTACCATTGTTTACATAAAAGTTCCCTTAAGTATTCCTGCTTTTACGTTGGAGAAAAAAGATTTATTTGAACGCTTGAGTTTTTTAGCATATAGCAAAGAAATTGAAATTAATGCGCACCGAGACTTTAGTAGCAGATTTGTCTTAAGAGGTAAGAGGAGAAAACAACTAAAAAATTTATTTTCTGAAGAGTTGTTATTGTTTTTTGAATGTAATCATCCTTACCATATTGAAGCAGACGGTAAAGGTGGCGTAATTGTGATGGATAGAGAACATGCAGCTACTATTGGAGAAATAAAAACGATGACTGATTTTTGTATAAGACTTCAACAAATTATAAATGAGTATCATAGTAGTGATGAGAAAGAATTTTACAACAAAGAAAATTAA
- a CDS encoding SRPBCC domain-containing protein — protein MKDFDWTTFTRKIAIKAKLPSIYNAWTKASEIEKWFLSKASFYDLNKKPIAKDKSIENGFTYEWNWYLYDITEYGKIIEVNGKDFIQFTFAGNCIVDITLSAQNENVIVELTQKNIPKDDESKQGIRLGCDRGWSFFLVNLKSVYEGGLDLRNKDSTLKGVINY, from the coding sequence ATGAAAGATTTTGACTGGACAACGTTTACAAGAAAAATAGCAATAAAGGCAAAGCTCCCTTCTATTTATAATGCGTGGACAAAAGCTTCAGAAATTGAAAAATGGTTTTTAAGCAAAGCAAGTTTTTATGATCTTAATAAAAAACCAATAGCCAAAGATAAGTCTATAGAGAACGGATTTACTTATGAATGGAATTGGTATTTATATGATATCACTGAATATGGTAAAATTATTGAAGTAAACGGTAAGGATTTCATCCAATTCACCTTTGCGGGCAATTGCATAGTCGACATTACCTTGTCCGCGCAAAACGAGAATGTTATAGTAGAACTAACACAAAAAAATATCCCAAAAGACGATGAATCTAAACAAGGAATTCGGCTTGGATGTGACCGGGGTTGGTCTTTTTTTCTTGTAAACTTAAAATCTGTTTATGAAGGTGGACTAGATTTAAGAAATAAAGACTCCACATTAAAAGGGGTTATAAATTATTAG